A genome region from Bombus terrestris chromosome 10, iyBomTerr1.2, whole genome shotgun sequence includes the following:
- the LOC100647108 gene encoding N-alpha-acetyltransferase 20 isoform X1 translates to MTTLRPFTCNDLFKFNNVNLDPLTETYGLSFYTHYLAHWPEYFQVAESPSGEIMGYIMGKAEGQGENWHGHITALTVSPNYRRLGLAAMLIEFLEKVSEKKQAYFVDLFVRVSNKVAIKMYQQLGYIVYRTVLEYYTGNPDEDAFDMRKALSRDVKKKSVIPLTHPVRPEEID, encoded by the exons ATGACGACTCTTAGGCCTTTCACATGCaacgatttatttaaatttaacaatGT aaatttagatCCACTTACGGAGACA TATGGACTTTCTTTTTATACACACTATCTAGCACATTGGCCAgagtattttcaagtagctgaATCGCCAAGTGGAGAAATTATGGGTTATA TTATGGGAAAGGCAGAAGGGCAAGGAGAGAACTGGCATGGTCATATAACAGCTCTTACAGTTTCACCTAATTATAGGAGATTAGGTTTGGCTGCAATGTTAATAGAATTTTTAGAGAAGGTTTCAGAAAA gAAGCAAGCATATTTTGTAGATCTCTTTGTAAGAGTTAGTAATAAGGTGGCAATCAAAATGTATCAACAGTTAGGATATATTGTTTATAGGACTGTTTTAGAATATTATACTGGAAACCCAGATGAAGATGCTTTTG ACATGAGAAAGGCACTTTCAAGAGATGTAAAGAAAAAATCAGTAATACCATTAACTCATCCTGTAAGACCTGAAGAAATAGACTGA
- the LOC100647108 gene encoding N-alpha-acetyltransferase 20 isoform X2, translated as MTTLRPFTCNDLFKFNNVNLDPLTETKFKVMGKAEGQGENWHGHITALTVSPNYRRLGLAAMLIEFLEKVSEKKQAYFVDLFVRVSNKVAIKMYQQLGYIVYRTVLEYYTGNPDEDAFDMRKALSRDVKKKSVIPLTHPVRPEEID; from the exons ATGACGACTCTTAGGCCTTTCACATGCaacgatttatttaaatttaacaatGT aaatttagatCCACTTACGGAGACA aaatttaaagTTATGGGAAAGGCAGAAGGGCAAGGAGAGAACTGGCATGGTCATATAACAGCTCTTACAGTTTCACCTAATTATAGGAGATTAGGTTTGGCTGCAATGTTAATAGAATTTTTAGAGAAGGTTTCAGAAAA gAAGCAAGCATATTTTGTAGATCTCTTTGTAAGAGTTAGTAATAAGGTGGCAATCAAAATGTATCAACAGTTAGGATATATTGTTTATAGGACTGTTTTAGAATATTATACTGGAAACCCAGATGAAGATGCTTTTG ACATGAGAAAGGCACTTTCAAGAGATGTAAAGAAAAAATCAGTAATACCATTAACTCATCCTGTAAGACCTGAAGAAATAGACTGA
- the LOC100644687 gene encoding uncharacterized protein CG43867 isoform X9, giving the protein MMEERLVKGEYCLSTSGVGSPPHSLPSTSGTQNDKIEDVHCACISKLETQVEEQRQLRLQDARQVEAKAARIKEWVTNKLRELEQQNQHLREQNNKCNQQLELLRNHITNIGLKPPAPTRASLSLEVDPTLRRRSESLEGTPQTVPESVQSAVAEPQAGTKHRRHLSACGTIQRGITTTNMDSSLLSEELAAAVENLVMLPNIPGVSETSRDSGSSEAIHDYAEIYTPSREGMNWAQSAQGPRPPTPPLHRFPSWEAKIYQVADGGLGIGPPTNEESAPSTMTNTTSSSKHSQATGHNLTAHNSQGYCDISVPVYATVKGRASQIRSMPFGDSSDDSSDGEEHPNQTETNTRITNSSSDNTDSSLGSGSSPSKSVKTTSSLSPAKRSSSGSPSKSVKRDTSLESGLSEDYAIPPDALSSTSFESSMPSLLMRVSGESPKRQESLEKTGHLAKLGGKLKTWRKRWFVLKNGVLTYWKSQNDVNRKPQGQIVLDEVCRINRAEGAATFEIATGKKTYYLTADCIATMEDWIRVLQNVQRRNATKLLLSKEDNKPTIQGWLTKVKNGHAKKCWCVLIGKMFLYFKCPNDTNPIGQINMRDARVEEVEHVSDSDSEERDAEGPHERTIGIFPTHQGPTYLLMPHKQDKDNWLYHLTVVSGGGPSAGTQYEQLVQRLMETDGDPSCVLWRHPLLLHTKENITSPLTSLTSEALQTEAIKLFKACQLFMSVAVEQAGIDYHVVLAQNALQQCIDQPELQSEFICALVKQTSRHTQHRLGVQVKKAARLVSLGTARVQLLLCATQSLFTCDTQSPAANGSGENADAQSTASTSHSPPLMQGHSTSTILDCKTNPAQYVLIQGWQLLALAVSLFLPRNNRLLWYLKLHLQRNADTKTECGKYAAYCERALERTLQNGGREVKPSRMEVLSILMKNPYHHSLPHAIPVHFLNGTYQVVSFDGSTTIEEFLNTLNQEIGCRDVHQSGFTLFSDDPIEKDLEHFIDLQAKLCDIISKWETALREKGSGKFENTRVIQLTYKSRCYWRQAAKMETDRERLLLCYQINQQVVQGKFPVNRELAFELASLMAQIDFGEYNNDKARGSGPGCNPHHLVLQALDKFYPIRYRTNITAEQLRELQEKLQEKWIALKGRSVLDCVRIYLTCTRKWPFFGATLYQAKLKQAEPITVWIAVSEDSVTLLELQTMAVMCRYNYANIVTFGGCLDDFMLVACPDEGAAEQKLLFALSKPKILEITLLIADYMNALGHTLPGTPQMNTLTRNGSHRSIKSTLRPTTGSGCLPTQPDILKSTPDHQRP; this is encoded by the exons ATGATGGAGGAGCGGCTAGTGAAGGGTGAATACTGCTTGAGCACATCCGGCGTTGGTTCTCCACCGCATTCGCTGCCGTCGACTTCCGGTACGCAGAATGACAAGATCGAGGATGTACATTGTGCCTGCATCTCGAAGCTAGAAACACAGGTCGAGGAACAG AGGCAGTTACGGCTTCAAGACGCGAGGCAGGTCGAGGCGAAAGCCGCGAGAATAAAGGAATGGGTGACCAATAAGTTGAGGGAACTGGAACAGCAAAACCAACACCTAAGGGAACAGAACAACAAGTGCAATCAGCAGTTGGAGCTATTGAGAAATCACATAACCAATATCGGCCTGAAACCACCT GCACCCACAAGGGCATCCTTATCTCTGGAAGTTGACCCCACGTTACGCAGACGATCGGAAAGCTTGGAGGGAACACCGCAGACGGTACCGGAAAGCGTGCAAAGCGCCGTAGCGGAACCACAAGCTGGTACAAAGCACCGAAGACACCTGTCCGCCTGTGGAACTATACAACGAGGGATCACGACCACCAACATGGATTCAAG CTTGCTTTCGGAGGAGCTCGCTGCTGCGGTGGAAAACTTGGTGATGTTACCGAATATACCTGGAGTCTCGGAGACGAGCAGAGACAGTGGCAGCTCGGAGGCTATTCACGATTACGCGGAGATCTATACGCCGAGCAGGGAAGGAATGAATTGGGCTCAAAGCGCGCAAGGTCCCCGACCACCCACTCCACCCTTGCACCGATTTCCTAGTTGGGAAGCCAAGATATACCAG GTAGCGGATGGCGGGCTTGGCATCGGTCCACCGACGAACGAGGAATCCGCGCCTTCCACAATGACAAATACAACTAGCTCGTCGAAACATTCCCAAGCAACAGGACACAACTTGACTGCGCACAACTCCCAAGGCTATTGCGATATTTCTGTTCCAGTCTATGCAACGGTCAAGG GGCGAGCCAGTCAAATTAGGTCAATGCCCTTTGGTGACAGTTCCGATGACAGCTCGGACGGCGAAGAGCATCCAAATCAAACGGAAACCAACACGAGAATCACCAATAGCTCTTCAGACAACACGGACTCTTCGCTTGGCAGTGGAAGTAGTCCTTCGAAAAGCGTTAAAACCACCAGCAGCCTTAGTCCTGCCAAGAGAAGCTCCAGCGGCTCCCCTAGCAAAAGCGTGAAACGTG ACACCTCTCTGGAATCTGGCCTGTCGGAAGACTACGCGATACCTCCCGATGCTCTAAGCTCCACATCCTTCGAATCTAGTATGCCGAGTTTGCTAATGCGAGTCTCCGGCGAGAGCCCAAAACGACAAGAATCTTTAGAGAAGACCGGCCACCTTGCGAAACTCGGTGGTAAATTAAAGACCTGGAGAAAGAGATGGTTCGTGTTGAAAAACGGTGTGCTGACCTATTGGAAAAGTCAGAACGATGTCAATCGAAAACCTCAAGGCCAAATTGTATTGGATGAAGTGTGCAG GATAAACAGGGCGGAAGGTGCTGCCACGTTTGAGATAGCAACAGGGAAGAAAACGTATTATTTAACGGCAGACTGTATCGCAACGATGGAAGACTGGATAAGGGTTTTACAAAACGTACAAAGGCGGAACGCGACGAAACTTTTGCTCAGTAAGGAAGATAATAAGCCTACGATACAGGGATGGCTAACGAAAGTGAAAAACGGGCACGCTAAGAAGTGCTGGTGCGTCCTCATCGGAAAAATGTTCCTTTACTTTAAGTGCCCTAACGATACG AATCCTATTGGACAAATAAATATGAGAGACGCTAGAGTAGAAGAAGTCGAGCACGTGTCCGACAGTGACAGCGAAGAAAGAGACGCCGAGGGTCCTCACGAAAGAACGATCGGTATTTTTCCTACTCATCAAGGCCCTACGTACTTGCTGATGCCTCATAAACAAGATAAAGACAATTGGCTGTACCATCTGACGGTGGTATCCGGAGGCGGACCTAGTGCTGGAACTCAGTACGAGCAGCTAGTACAAAGATTAATGGAAACCGATGGAGATCCTAGTTGTGTCCTTTGGAGACACCCGTTGTTGCTCCACACGAAAGAGAACATCACTAGCCCACTGACCAGCTTGACATCCGAAGCCTTGCAGACCGAGGCTATCAAGCTTTTCAAG GCTTGTCAATTGTTTATGTCGGTGGCAGTGGAGCAAGCAGGCATAGACTACCATGTGGTATTAGCGCAAAACGCATTGCAACAATGCATAGACCAACCTGAATTACAATCTGAATTCATATGTGCATTGGTAAAGCAGACAAGTCGTCATACTCAACATCGTTTGGGCGTACAGGTAAAAAAGGCCGCCAGACTTGTGTCGCTGGGTACTGCGCGCGTT CAGCTCCTTCTCTGCGCCACGCAATCGCTGTTCACCTGCGATACGCAAAGTCCCGCGGCAAATGGCAGCGGTGAAAATGCGGACGCACAGTCGACGGCCTCCACTTCTCACAGTCCTCCGCTCATGCAGGGCCACTCGACGTCAACGATTTTGGACTGCAAAACTAATCCCGCCCAGTACGTTCTTATCCAGGGATGGCAGCTGCTCGCGCTCGCTGTTTCTCTATTCCTACCAAGAAACAATCGGCTACTCTGGTACCTGAAGTTACACTTGCAAAGAAACGCTGATACTAA GACGGAGTGCGGCAAATACGCAGCCTATTGCGAAAGAGCGTTGGAAAGGACATTACAAAACGGCGGAAGGGAGGTGAAGCCCTCGAGAATGGAGGTCCTAtcgatattaatgaaaaatcCCTACCATCATTCCCTGCCACATGCAATACCGGTTCACTTCTTGAATGGGACGTATCAGGTTGTAAGCTTCGATGGCAGCACAACGATAGAAGAATTTCTGAATACCCTGAACCAGGAAATCGGTTGCCGTGATGTTCATCAATCTGGTTTCACGTTATTCAGTGACGATCCCATCGAGAAGGATCTTGAACATTTCATCGATCTTCAAGCAAAA CTTTGTGATATAATCTCCAAATGGGAAACCGCATTAAGAGAGAAGGGCTCAGGAAAATTCGAGAATACCAGGGTGATACAATTAACGTACAAATCGCGATGTTATTGGAGACAGGCAGCTAAGATGGAAACCGACAGAGAAAGGCTTCTTCTGTGTTACCAAATAAATCAGCAAGTCGTACAAGGCAAATTTCCGGTCAATCGAGAACTTGCATTTGAACTTGCGTCGTTAATGGCACAG ATCGATTTTGGTGAATATAACAACGATAAAGCTCGAGGCAGCGgcccaggatgcaatcctcatCATTTGGTGCTTCAAGCTTTAGACAAATTTTATCCCATACGATATCGAACAAACATCACTGCCGAGCAATTAAG AGAACTGCAAGAAAAACTTCAAGAAAAGTGGATCGCGTTAAAAGGTCGTAGCGTATTAGACTGTGTTCGCATATATCTAACTTGTACCAGGAAGTGGCCTTTCTTTGGAGCTACACTCTATCAAGCAAAG TTGAAGCAAGCTGAGCCGATAACCGTATGGATAGCCGTTTCCGAAGATAGTGTTACTCTTCTAGAATTACAAACGATGGCAGTGATGTGTCGTTATAATTATGCGAACATAGTTACATTCGGAGGATGTTTGGATGATTTTATGCTGGTCGCTTGCCCTGACGAAGGAGCAGCTGAACAAAAACTTTTATTTGCTCTATCAAAACCTAAG ATTCTAGAGATAACATTGTTGATTGCCGATTACATGAACGCCTTGGGACATACTTTACCTGGCACGCCACAGATGAACACATTAACTCGTAATGGGTCTCACAGATCCATCAAATCGACCCTAAGACCTACAACGG GTTCAGGCTGTCTTCCAACGCAACCAGATATTTTAAAGTCGACGCCAGACCACCAAAGACCTTAA
- the LOC100644687 gene encoding uncharacterized protein CG43867 isoform X8, whose protein sequence is MVQPVRTENNNSALDMESLEEMLRKLSELEQRVLEAEGRADEAEDKVRMMEERLVKGEYCLSTSGVGSPPHSLPSTSGTQNDKIEDVHCACISKLETQVEEQRQLRLQDARQVEAKAARIKEWVTNKLRELEQQNQHLREQNNKCNQQLELLRNHITNIGLKPPAPTRASLSLEVDPTLRRRSESLEGTPQTVPESVQSAVAEPQAGTKHRRHLSACGTIQRGITTTNMDSSLLSEELAAAVENLVMLPNIPGVSETSRDSGSSEAIHDYAEIYTPSREGMNWAQSAQGPRPPTPPLHRFPSWEAKIYQVADGGLGIGPPTNEESAPSTMTNTTSSSKHSQATGHNLTAHNSQGYCDISVPVYATVKGRASQIRSMPFGDSSDDSSDGEEHPNQTETNTRITNSSSDNTDSSLGSGSSPSKSVKTTSSLSPAKRSSSGSPSKSVKRDTSLESGLSEDYAIPPDALSSTSFESSMPSLLMRVSGESPKRQESLEKTGHLAKLGGKLKTWRKRWFVLKNGVLTYWKSQNDVNRKPQGQIVLDEVCRINRAEGAATFEIATGKKTYYLTADCIATMEDWIRVLQNVQRRNATKLLLSKEDNKPTIQGWLTKVKNGHAKKCWCVLIGKMFLYFKCPNDTNPIGQINMRDARVEEVEHVSDSDSEERDAEGPHERTIGIFPTHQGPTYLLMPHKQDKDNWLYHLTVVSGGGPSAGTQYEQLVQRLMETDGDPSCVLWRHPLLLHTKENITSPLTSLTSEALQTEAIKLFKACQLFMSVAVEQAGIDYHVVLAQNALQQCIDQPELQSEFICALVKQTSRHTQHRLGVQVKKAARLVSLGTARVQLLLCATQSLFTCDTQSPAANGSGENADAQSTASTSHSPPLMQGHSTSTILDCKTNPAQYVLIQGWQLLALAVSLFLPRNNRLLWYLKLHLQRNADTKTECGKYAAYCERALERTLQNGGREVKPSRMEVLSILMKNPYHHSLPHAIPVHFLNGTYQVVSFDGSTTIEEFLNTLNQEIGCRDVHQSGFTLFSDDPIEKDLEHFIDLQAKLCDIISKWETALREKGSGKFENTRVIQLTYKSRCYWRQAAKMETDRERLLLCYQINQQVVQGKFPVNRELAFELASLMAQIDFGEYNNDKARGSGPGCNPHHLVLQALDKFYPIRYRTNITAEQLRELQEKLQEKWIALKGRSVLDCVRIYLTCTRKWPFFGATLYQAKLKQAEPITVWIAVSEDSVTLLELQTMAVMCRYNYANIVTFGGCLDDFMLVACPDEGAAEQKLLFALSKPKILEITLLIADYMNALGHTLPGTPQMNTLTRNGSHRSIKSTLRPTTGSGCLPTQPDILKSTPDHQRP, encoded by the exons GTACGGATGATGGAGGAGCGGCTAGTGAAGGGTGAATACTGCTTGAGCACATCCGGCGTTGGTTCTCCACCGCATTCGCTGCCGTCGACTTCCGGTACGCAGAATGACAAGATCGAGGATGTACATTGTGCCTGCATCTCGAAGCTAGAAACACAGGTCGAGGAACAG AGGCAGTTACGGCTTCAAGACGCGAGGCAGGTCGAGGCGAAAGCCGCGAGAATAAAGGAATGGGTGACCAATAAGTTGAGGGAACTGGAACAGCAAAACCAACACCTAAGGGAACAGAACAACAAGTGCAATCAGCAGTTGGAGCTATTGAGAAATCACATAACCAATATCGGCCTGAAACCACCT GCACCCACAAGGGCATCCTTATCTCTGGAAGTTGACCCCACGTTACGCAGACGATCGGAAAGCTTGGAGGGAACACCGCAGACGGTACCGGAAAGCGTGCAAAGCGCCGTAGCGGAACCACAAGCTGGTACAAAGCACCGAAGACACCTGTCCGCCTGTGGAACTATACAACGAGGGATCACGACCACCAACATGGATTCAAG CTTGCTTTCGGAGGAGCTCGCTGCTGCGGTGGAAAACTTGGTGATGTTACCGAATATACCTGGAGTCTCGGAGACGAGCAGAGACAGTGGCAGCTCGGAGGCTATTCACGATTACGCGGAGATCTATACGCCGAGCAGGGAAGGAATGAATTGGGCTCAAAGCGCGCAAGGTCCCCGACCACCCACTCCACCCTTGCACCGATTTCCTAGTTGGGAAGCCAAGATATACCAG GTAGCGGATGGCGGGCTTGGCATCGGTCCACCGACGAACGAGGAATCCGCGCCTTCCACAATGACAAATACAACTAGCTCGTCGAAACATTCCCAAGCAACAGGACACAACTTGACTGCGCACAACTCCCAAGGCTATTGCGATATTTCTGTTCCAGTCTATGCAACGGTCAAGG GGCGAGCCAGTCAAATTAGGTCAATGCCCTTTGGTGACAGTTCCGATGACAGCTCGGACGGCGAAGAGCATCCAAATCAAACGGAAACCAACACGAGAATCACCAATAGCTCTTCAGACAACACGGACTCTTCGCTTGGCAGTGGAAGTAGTCCTTCGAAAAGCGTTAAAACCACCAGCAGCCTTAGTCCTGCCAAGAGAAGCTCCAGCGGCTCCCCTAGCAAAAGCGTGAAACGTG ACACCTCTCTGGAATCTGGCCTGTCGGAAGACTACGCGATACCTCCCGATGCTCTAAGCTCCACATCCTTCGAATCTAGTATGCCGAGTTTGCTAATGCGAGTCTCCGGCGAGAGCCCAAAACGACAAGAATCTTTAGAGAAGACCGGCCACCTTGCGAAACTCGGTGGTAAATTAAAGACCTGGAGAAAGAGATGGTTCGTGTTGAAAAACGGTGTGCTGACCTATTGGAAAAGTCAGAACGATGTCAATCGAAAACCTCAAGGCCAAATTGTATTGGATGAAGTGTGCAG GATAAACAGGGCGGAAGGTGCTGCCACGTTTGAGATAGCAACAGGGAAGAAAACGTATTATTTAACGGCAGACTGTATCGCAACGATGGAAGACTGGATAAGGGTTTTACAAAACGTACAAAGGCGGAACGCGACGAAACTTTTGCTCAGTAAGGAAGATAATAAGCCTACGATACAGGGATGGCTAACGAAAGTGAAAAACGGGCACGCTAAGAAGTGCTGGTGCGTCCTCATCGGAAAAATGTTCCTTTACTTTAAGTGCCCTAACGATACG AATCCTATTGGACAAATAAATATGAGAGACGCTAGAGTAGAAGAAGTCGAGCACGTGTCCGACAGTGACAGCGAAGAAAGAGACGCCGAGGGTCCTCACGAAAGAACGATCGGTATTTTTCCTACTCATCAAGGCCCTACGTACTTGCTGATGCCTCATAAACAAGATAAAGACAATTGGCTGTACCATCTGACGGTGGTATCCGGAGGCGGACCTAGTGCTGGAACTCAGTACGAGCAGCTAGTACAAAGATTAATGGAAACCGATGGAGATCCTAGTTGTGTCCTTTGGAGACACCCGTTGTTGCTCCACACGAAAGAGAACATCACTAGCCCACTGACCAGCTTGACATCCGAAGCCTTGCAGACCGAGGCTATCAAGCTTTTCAAG GCTTGTCAATTGTTTATGTCGGTGGCAGTGGAGCAAGCAGGCATAGACTACCATGTGGTATTAGCGCAAAACGCATTGCAACAATGCATAGACCAACCTGAATTACAATCTGAATTCATATGTGCATTGGTAAAGCAGACAAGTCGTCATACTCAACATCGTTTGGGCGTACAGGTAAAAAAGGCCGCCAGACTTGTGTCGCTGGGTACTGCGCGCGTT CAGCTCCTTCTCTGCGCCACGCAATCGCTGTTCACCTGCGATACGCAAAGTCCCGCGGCAAATGGCAGCGGTGAAAATGCGGACGCACAGTCGACGGCCTCCACTTCTCACAGTCCTCCGCTCATGCAGGGCCACTCGACGTCAACGATTTTGGACTGCAAAACTAATCCCGCCCAGTACGTTCTTATCCAGGGATGGCAGCTGCTCGCGCTCGCTGTTTCTCTATTCCTACCAAGAAACAATCGGCTACTCTGGTACCTGAAGTTACACTTGCAAAGAAACGCTGATACTAA GACGGAGTGCGGCAAATACGCAGCCTATTGCGAAAGAGCGTTGGAAAGGACATTACAAAACGGCGGAAGGGAGGTGAAGCCCTCGAGAATGGAGGTCCTAtcgatattaatgaaaaatcCCTACCATCATTCCCTGCCACATGCAATACCGGTTCACTTCTTGAATGGGACGTATCAGGTTGTAAGCTTCGATGGCAGCACAACGATAGAAGAATTTCTGAATACCCTGAACCAGGAAATCGGTTGCCGTGATGTTCATCAATCTGGTTTCACGTTATTCAGTGACGATCCCATCGAGAAGGATCTTGAACATTTCATCGATCTTCAAGCAAAA CTTTGTGATATAATCTCCAAATGGGAAACCGCATTAAGAGAGAAGGGCTCAGGAAAATTCGAGAATACCAGGGTGATACAATTAACGTACAAATCGCGATGTTATTGGAGACAGGCAGCTAAGATGGAAACCGACAGAGAAAGGCTTCTTCTGTGTTACCAAATAAATCAGCAAGTCGTACAAGGCAAATTTCCGGTCAATCGAGAACTTGCATTTGAACTTGCGTCGTTAATGGCACAG ATCGATTTTGGTGAATATAACAACGATAAAGCTCGAGGCAGCGgcccaggatgcaatcctcatCATTTGGTGCTTCAAGCTTTAGACAAATTTTATCCCATACGATATCGAACAAACATCACTGCCGAGCAATTAAG AGAACTGCAAGAAAAACTTCAAGAAAAGTGGATCGCGTTAAAAGGTCGTAGCGTATTAGACTGTGTTCGCATATATCTAACTTGTACCAGGAAGTGGCCTTTCTTTGGAGCTACACTCTATCAAGCAAAG TTGAAGCAAGCTGAGCCGATAACCGTATGGATAGCCGTTTCCGAAGATAGTGTTACTCTTCTAGAATTACAAACGATGGCAGTGATGTGTCGTTATAATTATGCGAACATAGTTACATTCGGAGGATGTTTGGATGATTTTATGCTGGTCGCTTGCCCTGACGAAGGAGCAGCTGAACAAAAACTTTTATTTGCTCTATCAAAACCTAAG ATTCTAGAGATAACATTGTTGATTGCCGATTACATGAACGCCTTGGGACATACTTTACCTGGCACGCCACAGATGAACACATTAACTCGTAATGGGTCTCACAGATCCATCAAATCGACCCTAAGACCTACAACGG GTTCAGGCTGTCTTCCAACGCAACCAGATATTTTAAAGTCGACGCCAGACCACCAAAGACCTTAA